The following are from one region of the Hippocampus zosterae strain Florida chromosome 9, ASM2543408v3, whole genome shotgun sequence genome:
- the LOC127607370 gene encoding PAK4-inhibitor inka2-like has translation MLCLRESGDCLREHMHYMMRSLQDLKHLRRTCPATCRNTRPPSTNQLPTFAVSGPSAVPLSCRPRDQRARLRISSASTASTYDSACCLATPLEEEEDDDEDDGCSRRLGLNSPSSHKSLDFDSGYSEASWQDEGVVLRRTRNVRVSSSACLRTNRAASGRTRPKSTSDACLERWTSFETGDPEDWANALLTRGRSRQPLVLGDNSFADLVQNWMDLPDCPEPTEPKPKTRRRLGRTLLGNMRRKLAGLSKSVEERVRMRSADSHLSRTANAPKRLSCPVVSSEPKVPFFHQSHSAIHELDTDFYHFAALMKSGSRQPIICKDIIGYI, from the exons ATG CTGTGCCTCCGAGAGTCCGGCGACTGTTTGAGGGAGCACATGCACTACATGATGAGATCCCTTCAGGACTTGAAGCATCTGAGAAGGACGTGTCCCGCAACCTGCAGAAACACTCGCCCTCCCAGCACCAACCAGCTCCCCACCTTTGCCGTCAGCGGCCCTTCGGCTGTGCCTCTGTCCTGCCGGCCCAGGGACCAGCGCGCCCGTCTCAGGATATCCAGCGCCAGCACGGCCAGTACCTACGACTCGGCCTGCTGCCTGGCCACCCctctggaggaagaggaggacgatgaCGAAGACGACGGATGCAGCCGTCGCCTCGGCCTCAACTCGCCTAGCAGCCACAAAAGTTTGGACTTTGACTCCGGGTACTCGGAGGCGTCCTGGCAGGATGAGGGGGTCGTCCTCAGGAGGACGAGGAACGTGCGCGTGTCGTCCTCAGCCTGCCTGCGCACCAACAGGGCGGCTAGTGGACGCACTCGGCCTAAATCGACGTCGGACGCTTGTCTGGAGAGGTGGACGTCCTTCGAGACGGGCGACCCGGAGGACTGGGCCAACGCTCTGCTGACCAGAGGACGCAGCCGTCAACCTCTGGTTCTGGGAGACAACAGCTTCGCAGACCTCGTCCAGAACTGGATGGACCTACCAGATTGTCCCGAGCCCACCGAGCCGAAGCCCAAAACCAGACGCCGACTGGGACGAACCCTCTTAGGAAACATGCGAAGGAAACTGGCCGGCTTGTCAAAGAGTGTGGAGGAGAGAGTGAGGATGAGGTCCGCAGACTCTCACCTCAGCAGAACCGCCAACGCCCCCAAGCGTCTCTCGTGTCCCGTTGTGTCGTCGGAGCCGAAGGTCCCCTTTTTCCACCAGTCCCACTCGGCCATTCACGAGCTGGACACGGACTTTTACCATTTTGCCGCTCTCATGAAGTCGGGGAGCAGGCAGCCCATCATATGCAAAGACATTATTGGCTACATCTGA